A section of the Falco biarmicus isolate bFalBia1 chromosome 3, bFalBia1.pri, whole genome shotgun sequence genome encodes:
- the C1QB gene encoding complement C1q subcomponent subunit B isoform X3 — MQTVWAMLICLAGGQLASASFCKTYGTIPGIPGLPGQPGSNGRDGENGPKGEQGPPGQVEHEADKGEKGDPGVPGHPGKIGPRGLPGSRGLPGPRGLPGPQGDSGDYKSTLKSAFSAARTISSYPRREQPIRFDRIITNEKGHYENRYGRFTCRIPGIYYFTYHVTSRGNLCLNVKKGRGSRGEKVVTFCDYVHSSYQVTTGGVVLKMAVNESVWLEPTEKNSLVGIEGSDSIFSGFLIFPGA; from the exons ATGCAGACCGTGTGGGCAATGCTCATCTGCCTGGCTGGAGGACAGCTCGCAAGTGCCTCCTTCTGCAAGACTTATGGCACCATCCCAGGCATCCCAGGGTTACCAGGACAGCCTGGCAGCAACGGCAGAGATGGGGAGAATGGCCCAAAGGGCGAGCAAG GTCCCCCTGGCCAGGTGGAGCACGAAGCAGACAAGGGGGAGAAAGGAGATCCCGGAGTACCAGGGCACCCTGGGAAGATCGGCCCCAGGGGCCTTCCAGGTTCAAGGGGATTACCAGGTCCACGGGGACTCCCTGGCCCTCAGGGGGACTCTGGTGACTACAAGTCCACCCTCAAGTCTGCCTTCTCCGCTGCCAGGACCATCAGCTCCTACCCACGCCGCGAGCAGCCCATCCGCTTTGACCGCATCATCACCAACGAGAAGGGTCACTATGAGAACCGCTACGGCCGCTTCACCTGCCGGATCCCAGGCATCTACTACTTCACCTACCACGTCACCTCCAGGGGCAACCTGTGCCTCAACGTGAAGAAGGGCCGGGGCAGCAGGGGTGAGAAGGTAGTGACCTTCTGCGACTACGTGCACAGCAGCTACCAGGTCACCACCGGCGGTGTGGTCCTCAAAATGGCAGTGAACGAGTCTGTCTGGCTGGAGCCAACGGAGAAGAACTCCCTGGTGGGGATTGAAGGGTCTGACAGCATCTTCTCCGGCTTCCTCATCTTCCCTGGGGCTTAG
- the C1QB gene encoding complement C1q subcomponent subunit B isoform X2 codes for MWPRSFHNNNLCSKLLLSLVVISKQDTGVSCSISPPVQQEAQGKSKRSARLSSSSSLQMQTVWAMLICLAGGQLASASFCKTYGTIPGIPGLPGQPGSNGRDGENGPKGEQGPPGQVEHEADKGEKGDPGVPGHPGKIGPRGLPGSRGLPGPRGLPGPQGDSGDYKSTLKSAFSAARTISSYPRREQPIRFDRIITNEKGHYENRYGRFTCRIPGIYYFTYHVTSRGNLCLNVKKGRGSRGEKVVTFCDYVHSSYQVTTGGVVLKMAVNESVWLEPTEKNSLVGIEGSDSIFSGFLIFPGA; via the exons ATGTGGCCCAGATCCTTTCACAATAATAACCTTTGCAGCAAACTTCTGCTTTCCCTCGTGGTCATTTCCAAGCAGGACACTGGCGTGTCCTGCTCCATCTCCCCACCCGTGCAACAAGAAGCTCAAGGTAAGAGCAAGAGGTCGGCAAGGctgagctccagctcctccctgcag ATGCAGACCGTGTGGGCAATGCTCATCTGCCTGGCTGGAGGACAGCTCGCAAGTGCCTCCTTCTGCAAGACTTATGGCACCATCCCAGGCATCCCAGGGTTACCAGGACAGCCTGGCAGCAACGGCAGAGATGGGGAGAATGGCCCAAAGGGCGAGCAAG GTCCCCCTGGCCAGGTGGAGCACGAAGCAGACAAGGGGGAGAAAGGAGATCCCGGAGTACCAGGGCACCCTGGGAAGATCGGCCCCAGGGGCCTTCCAGGTTCAAGGGGATTACCAGGTCCACGGGGACTCCCTGGCCCTCAGGGGGACTCTGGTGACTACAAGTCCACCCTCAAGTCTGCCTTCTCCGCTGCCAGGACCATCAGCTCCTACCCACGCCGCGAGCAGCCCATCCGCTTTGACCGCATCATCACCAACGAGAAGGGTCACTATGAGAACCGCTACGGCCGCTTCACCTGCCGGATCCCAGGCATCTACTACTTCACCTACCACGTCACCTCCAGGGGCAACCTGTGCCTCAACGTGAAGAAGGGCCGGGGCAGCAGGGGTGAGAAGGTAGTGACCTTCTGCGACTACGTGCACAGCAGCTACCAGGTCACCACCGGCGGTGTGGTCCTCAAAATGGCAGTGAACGAGTCTGTCTGGCTGGAGCCAACGGAGAAGAACTCCCTGGTGGGGATTGAAGGGTCTGACAGCATCTTCTCCGGCTTCCTCATCTTCCCTGGGGCTTAG
- the C1QB gene encoding complement C1q subcomponent subunit B isoform X1, with protein sequence MWPRSFHNNNLCSKLLLSLVVISKQDTGVSCSISPPVQQEAQGKSKRSARLSSSSSLQQMQTVWAMLICLAGGQLASASFCKTYGTIPGIPGLPGQPGSNGRDGENGPKGEQGPPGQVEHEADKGEKGDPGVPGHPGKIGPRGLPGSRGLPGPRGLPGPQGDSGDYKSTLKSAFSAARTISSYPRREQPIRFDRIITNEKGHYENRYGRFTCRIPGIYYFTYHVTSRGNLCLNVKKGRGSRGEKVVTFCDYVHSSYQVTTGGVVLKMAVNESVWLEPTEKNSLVGIEGSDSIFSGFLIFPGA encoded by the exons ATGTGGCCCAGATCCTTTCACAATAATAACCTTTGCAGCAAACTTCTGCTTTCCCTCGTGGTCATTTCCAAGCAGGACACTGGCGTGTCCTGCTCCATCTCCCCACCCGTGCAACAAGAAGCTCAAGGTAAGAGCAAGAGGTCGGCAAGGctgagctccagctcctccctgcag CAGATGCAGACCGTGTGGGCAATGCTCATCTGCCTGGCTGGAGGACAGCTCGCAAGTGCCTCCTTCTGCAAGACTTATGGCACCATCCCAGGCATCCCAGGGTTACCAGGACAGCCTGGCAGCAACGGCAGAGATGGGGAGAATGGCCCAAAGGGCGAGCAAG GTCCCCCTGGCCAGGTGGAGCACGAAGCAGACAAGGGGGAGAAAGGAGATCCCGGAGTACCAGGGCACCCTGGGAAGATCGGCCCCAGGGGCCTTCCAGGTTCAAGGGGATTACCAGGTCCACGGGGACTCCCTGGCCCTCAGGGGGACTCTGGTGACTACAAGTCCACCCTCAAGTCTGCCTTCTCCGCTGCCAGGACCATCAGCTCCTACCCACGCCGCGAGCAGCCCATCCGCTTTGACCGCATCATCACCAACGAGAAGGGTCACTATGAGAACCGCTACGGCCGCTTCACCTGCCGGATCCCAGGCATCTACTACTTCACCTACCACGTCACCTCCAGGGGCAACCTGTGCCTCAACGTGAAGAAGGGCCGGGGCAGCAGGGGTGAGAAGGTAGTGACCTTCTGCGACTACGTGCACAGCAGCTACCAGGTCACCACCGGCGGTGTGGTCCTCAAAATGGCAGTGAACGAGTCTGTCTGGCTGGAGCCAACGGAGAAGAACTCCCTGGTGGGGATTGAAGGGTCTGACAGCATCTTCTCCGGCTTCCTCATCTTCCCTGGGGCTTAG